The nucleotide sequence CATTACTATCCAAAGGTTAGGTGGTTTGGTTTTTAAACTGGCAATAAATCCCACTACAACTACGAGACGACTAAATAGAAACTGGGCATATTTGTAGCATTTGCACTTCAATTTAATGTATTTTCATTTTGTATTGAGTTTAAATTATATTGAGTGTCCAACTTTTTTGGAAAGTTTTGAGAATGTTTTAGATATATTTTGTCAATGCTGAAGAAATGTTTTTATGAAAAGTAACCTTTTCACTGAACTTCAATTAACTTTTGTTTTTCCAGACTGAATGATTTTTAAAACATTCtctagactactgtactgtaacatgTAATATGTGACTCCTTCAACCAAATCTTAAGAATAAAACAACCTGTTTTGAAATGATTTGTTCCTGGAGGCAGTGAATGAATGTATGGGTTCTGTGATCAGTCAGTTCCCAAGCTAAACCAGGCAACCGCTTTAAGACTCAGGTAATGACGGCATTGAAACATGATCTTAGGTTTTAATAAATTATAGGACTCCCGGCTCATCATACAAGGTGCTGTCTGAAGAACATCAACACAAAGCATCTGTGAAAGGCCCAAGATAACAGGCATTCTGTTCACAgttgtttttcttttcttttacaTTCTGCCCTCTAGATCAAGCTATCTGGTCATGAATCCTGAATAGTAAGTAGTGATGAGTTGTGAGTGACAATGGTGTTGTAGTATTATTTGTACAGTTGTCAAAGCATGATGTGCCATGTTTAAGTAGGCTATTGTCTTGGATAACATTGTAGCTACATTTAAAGGCCCTTTTAGGTTtgtgggacaataaaaggctctCTGAATTTGGGACACATTTTCCCACTTAGAGCATTGGATGTGGTGCAATGGGAGTCAACCcaaacaaatgttttattttgttgctttggaAAAGCACAAAGAAACTCTTCGGCCCTCGATAATTTGACCGAACCAACCAATACTAAAGAGATGGGAGGccgacagctgtgtgtgtgtgtttctgcagaGCTTGTATGCaataacaatagtgcatcttcCATTTATCAATGGTGTGTTTCTTTATCCTACTTGATGATATATAATCAACCTGAATAATAATGTAATGTATTCCTCAGCGACTACCTGTTCAAACTGCTTCTTATTGGAGACTCTGGTGTCGGCAAGTCTTGCCTGCTCTTGCGGTTTGCGGTAGGCAAAGcttttcgctacacccgcaataacatctgccaaaGTGTATGTGACCACTAAAAATTGTATTTGATTGTGTTAAAACAGAATACACACAATCCTTTGTTGTCCCATATGGCAAGGAGTCTAGAGTAAACAGAAAGCGAAGGCCATTTCTTTGTGGAAAGGACACTGCAAAATGTCATCCAACCCACTAATTAACCACTGTTTGAAGGTTTGTTCAGCCATTCTCCCATTGTCAATAATAACACTGCTCAGTTGTCTCTACACCTCAGGATGACACCTACACAGAGAGCTACATCAGCACAATTGGGGTCGACTTTAAGATCAGAACCATTGAAATGGATGGGAAGACTGTCAAACTACAAATTGTAAGTACATGTTTATACGACAAACTCTGCATAGCTCTGTAAAATGTATAGTTGTACATTTTGGTAATGGGGATGTGGTAAGGCTTGTTTGTAATTTCTATCTGTTTGATCTATCTCTCCTAGTGGGACACAGCCGGACAAGAGAGGTTCCGGACCATCACATCCAGCTACTACAGAGGAGCACATGGGATCATCATTGTGTATGATGTCACTGATCAGGTAATACAGTGTATTTGAACTCCTCCTGTCTATGGGCTGGATTGACTGTCTATTGCATCAAAATGTACTGGAGTTAGAGATAAAACTATATGTACGAGATTTAAACTATTTTGCCAGGAGTCCTTTAACAACGTGAAgcagtggttggaggagattGACCGCTATGCGTGTGAAAATGTCTCCAAATTGCTTGTGGGAAACAAGTGTGACTTGGTCTCTAAAAAGGTAGTGGACTCTGCCACTGGTCAAGTAAGTGTCTGTTCTCACTCATAAAATACTTGTGCCACCAATGCACAATCGATTCTTCATCAACTACAAATCATTGTTAATCATAGATAGACATGCTAATCACACGTTATTGTGCTTTTGTTCTGGTGTGTCATGATAAATGTCATACAATTCTGCTCTCTTTTTTTCTTGGTACAATTGCTTCAGAAATTTGCTTCATCCCTGAAGATTCCATTCCTGGAGACCAGTGCGAAGAATGCTGATAATGTCGagaaatcatttttaaccatggCCTCTGAAATACAGAAGCGTGTTGGAAGTGATGGTGTTCAAAGTGAGGCTGCTAAAGTGGGCAACAAGATAACCAGTGCACCCCTTTGGCCTGGGGGGAAAGAGGAGGCTGCCGCAGAGGAGGGGAATTCTTGTTGCTAGTGCCATACACAAATTACAGCATATGAGAATCAATGAGTTTGGCCACTATATGCATTTCCTTTTTTTGTTCAGAGATGGTAATTGATCCTTGTGAGAACAGCTATGCAATAGTTATGCTTTAGCCCGTTCCAACAGTGCAGAGAATGTGACCCGCTGAAAGGCACCCTTTGAATTAGTCTGGGTACTAGTCCAtgtaacattccactccttgttaTATTCCAAAGAGTGTttggcaaggagtggaatgtaaTATCTGAACAGAGACAGCAACCATGCTATCTTTGAATGGCCTGGGTATCGGACATTTGACAAAAAACAACAGTTGATTTACCCATGTGGGGATCCAGGATAGGTGAATGTTGTTTTTGATGCTTTGAACTTGTAAAGTGAATGTAGGGTGTCATTTTATCTGTAACATTTGTGAAGAACTGATTTTTGGGTTACCATCGGTGGTCAACAAGTAATTATTTCTTATGTTAAACACTTTTTGATTAACATTTGTTGTTTAATGATGACAATAAATGATATATTTGTGTCTTAATTTGTTTTCCTGATTGTTTTTATGCATAATGGATGCACTGTTGTTGCATGACATTTGAAACTTGTTTATGTATATGAACAATTTGATCAACTGAACACTTAAAATAATATGATGAGTAAATGTGTAATGTCCGCAAATAGAGTGGTGCACAGGTACAACTGTGGCAAGTCACTGGTACCGTCGGTCCAACCGTAGAAATAGAATCGTTTTAGTCTAGCGGGTGCAACTCCCAAAATCTGAAGCAGATGTTGTGTGTTATGGCTGCCCTCTAGTAGTCATTAATATTAGATATAGAAAAGCAAAATAACCAACATGAAAGGATGAAATTATGATAATCATTGTTGCTATGCTAAAGGTTTAACATTTGAAAGACAAATCAGTGCAAACTAAGTTTGCCATGTCTTATAAAATACAATTTATTAATTTAATTATTTTAATACAATTTAGACTGGTCGAAGTTGTGTGTATAAGGCTACAGTAAAAACCTACAGGGCAGGTGATATATTTTTAACATACTTTGGGCATTGCCATCAGTAATGATGGACATTTTGCGGTGCATTCGAAGGTCAATGAAATCTTAGTTTCGATTGGAGAAAAAGCTGCACGTACCGCCCTATTTTGTTCCACATGACCGTTAACGATTTTTATTGCACCTTATGGATGTTGCTCAGAGTAACATAAGCCAATCAGGCGCCTTTGTCCTTTTCACTCGCGCTATGTTCACCGGCTCTTTCCCATTCAAGATGTCGGCGACGTCGATGTTCCCCATGTGTGTCCGGGCGAGTAGGGGCCTCCTCACGCTCAGGAACTGGAGCAGACGTGGTTCGACCCCTGCAGTGGTGGACTTGATTCGGGCACTTTCTACGGAGAAGACAACAGGAGAGGGCAGTGCTACAGGTGGACTCGCTCAATCAATCTTGCAAGAGAGGCTTAAGCAGCAACAGAATAGTCAGGTGAGTCAAGCGGGCTAGGTAACGTTAACTAGCCAACTGACATTCCCCCCTTGGCTGATTGGGTAACGTTAACTAGACAGCCATAATCATGCAAGGCTACAGGAAAACAAAAGAGACATTCAATGAATCAGCTAGTTTGGTTTTCATGTTGTCATTTCCAGTTTGTTGAACCTCCGGGTCTCTCACGAGACTCCATTTACACCCTATTATTTGGCTGAATGAATGAACTCGTCCGATTAGCACGTTGAGCTAGGCTAGTCTGTCATCCAGGCCAGTGCAGTCCGGGATCATTGACCATACCCTTAGCTAAACCATTTGAATTTCACCTTCAATTGGCTAGTGACGTCCGGAGGATCCTGGATAGCACGGTCCCTGTcagtcagctagctagccaactagcagTGTCTTTGCTTACTCGCCGTAATAATTAGCTAACTGCATATCTTTTATCAATTGCCAGTGAGTTAGTGTTACCTAACTCGTTAGCTTACTTTCACAGGTCACACACCGAGGCATATTTCAGTAGATGTACTAGCCAGCCAGCTACCAAGGAGTTAGATGATTCATCCCCTAGCCAAGTAGATAACTAGTTTACCTAGATATCCAGCTAGCTAGCACTTATACTCCCATGTTCAGCCACCGtttactatttatttatttattacacaTCAAGGCTAACATTACATTATATATATGGTAACATTATCTGTCAAGGTTTTTCTAGATTTTTGAAGGTCAGGTAGACCCTCAACACCCTCAATGCATTTCCTGCAGACACACTGATTAATCTTATTGTCACAGTTTAATAACAGTGCAGGCTATTTTACTTTAAATTGAATCTCAATCTTTTGAATCTATGACCACGGTCTTAgatttaaggaatacctaggataggttaagtaatccttctcaccccaccccccctaagttttagatgcactattgttaagtgactgtcccactggatgtcataaggtgattgcaccaatttgtaagtcgctctggataagagcgtctgctaaatgacttaaatgtaaatgtaaatgtcttacaTCACTGAGTTTGTTTttattgatttgtgtgtgtgtgtgtgtgtgtacgcacgcgcacgcgcacacgcacaatCTCATTTCCCTTTAAATGATCTAAATTCCTTATTTTCCAATCTGTTCTGTATTATAGCTATATATCCCCAAAATAATGTCTAGCTGACTTGTGGTGAGGAAGTAAAAAGGAATCTGACCTGGCTATTTTCTCTGACAGGGCCAGCCCCCTCCAGAAGGAGATGGGGACTCGGAGCAGAAGCAGGACCAGGGAGAGGACAAGAAACAGAAGGAGAACACGGCCTATGCCAAGAAGATGGTGATGCGGTTAGCAGGCCTGATGGGGATAGGGGGTGCGGTCGGCATGGTGTACGTATTCGGTGAGTCCGCCTGGTCCCTCCAATCTGTCAGCGCAGCAGCGTGTCAAGGACTGACACTGAACCAGCAGCACTAGTGAAGGTCATACTGAAGATAGTAGAGTGATTTGGGGCACCCTCTCCTTGCTTGGTGGAAAATGTCCTTTTAGGAGGGCATTCTTGGTAACTTGTTTTGAGCTTCAGGTGAATGGGCAGATTTGTATATTTACTTGCCTTTCATCTCAATGGTGTGGAATTTTGATTGGCTGTTTATTTGCACTCGCGTCTTTCTCAAATGTGTTTTCTCAAAATGTCATTGCGGTCAGCCTAGATGGATGGTTGAATTGTAGAAGACATGACCGTACTTGTCAAAAGCAATGATTGAATGTTTCATGAGAATGTCTCTTTTCTGAAACACTTGACACTGCAGTGCCATGCTTTTCAGAAGTAATTTGAATTGTGAATACATGGCATCTGATGCATGTAATGCAATAAATGTGCATGTTTTTTCAAAGCAAATAGATGTGTAATATTATCATAAGTAATGTTTTTCTCCCTGTCTACAGGTAGCAATTCAGTGGATGAACAAGGAAACACGGTATGTTTTCATTAAAACATGTTTATTGCTTTGTAGGACCAATTATTGAAAGTAGAGGTGAAAGATTGCCAGATGAAGTTCTGTACAACTTCTAAGCAGACTGGCTTGTGCCAGTGGGTTTTAAAATGTGCAAAATGAAAGGTGGTTACTTCAAGTGACACTCATCACACTTCTCAGAGTAGATCCCATGTAGCTCTTTAATTGGTTCAAGCTAGTGCTTGCGGTGTGAATTGTTTCCCACAAGGCACATCGGGGACGGGAGGTGTGAGTCTGGCAAGGTGGCTACTTAAAAGAGCACACTTCTTTAAACTTTCAGGTGTGGTCCTGTTGTCCACTTCAAAGGGCACACTTGTCAGCCTACTGTAAAGGGTCTGCTAACTACCAGGTGTTTAAGGTATGGGGTTGGGAAGGTGGGCATTTTGAAAAAGCACACTTCTCTCACTTCAAAGGGCACACTTGTCAGGCTGCTGTGAGTGGAGTGTGCCAGGCCTCTTGGTGCAGGATTCTACACTTGTCCCCCTCAGACTGGAGGAGCTGTGTTAATTTGAGGTGTTTGGGTGTCCCCGTGAGAGGAGCTGAATCCTGTTCTCATCTCTATGGCTTCCCCTCGGGAACCCGAGGAGCCTAGTGTCTGGAACACTTGTCCAATGTTAGAGTGCAAAGGTAGATTAATGCAGCTACATTTCAAGGCCAATTTTGTACATCAGCATATTTTTTTGTCTTTGAATTAATGCAGTTGCCTCAAGGTTCTAaggtcagcagatgttaatgcgagtgtagcgaaatgcttgtgcttctagttccgacaatgcagtaataaccaacgag is from Oncorhynchus gorbuscha isolate QuinsamMale2020 ecotype Even-year linkage group LG19, OgorEven_v1.0, whole genome shotgun sequence and encodes:
- the LOC124004885 gene encoding ras-related protein Rab-1A-like: MVPELCDYLFKLLLIGDSGVGKSCLLLRFADDTYTESYISTIGVDFKIRTIEMDGKTVKLQIWDTAGQERFRTITSSYYRGAHGIIIVYDVTDQESFNNVKQWLEEIDRYACENVSKLLVGNKCDLVSKKVVDSATGQKFASSLKIPFLETSAKNADNVEKSFLTMASEIQKRVGSDGVQSEAAKVGNKITSAPLWPGGKEEAAAEEGNSCC